The Panicum virgatum strain AP13 chromosome 3N, P.virgatum_v5, whole genome shotgun sequence genome includes the window CAAATTACATTTCAGGCACATACCACATGATCCTTAATAACTGAAGCTGCACGGCAGAAGTTGTGAAAGAATAAAGCTACATATAGAACAGGACCAAAGACATGCGAGTGTGCATTTCATTGGCAAACTGATATTGTTCATTTATCAGGTTGCCATCACCAATGGCCTCTTGTGGCCTTGCAGCAGCTGCCGCAGCTGCTCATACCCGCTGCGGTAGTGTTCAACGGAGAAGCACAGCTGCCTGATGGCCTCCCGCTTTCCCTCTGCGCTCTCAGATATGACAAGCTTCTGTTTCTCGACCTCTTCCTCCAGCTCGGAAACCCGCACATGCACCTCTGACAAGGACTTGCGGGCAGAGTCAGCCTCTGCCATCAGCTTGGCATGCTCAAACTGAAGCTGTTTCAGGTGATCGTCCACCTGCTTCATCTTTTCATCACGAGCCATAATATCAGCTAGCAGATTGGCCAACCTATCATCAACTGTGGCTTTCTCAGATGATAATAATTCAAGCTTGCTCCTGAGATCAGCAATATCATGATTGAGCACAGAAATTTGCTTCTCATTATTGAgagtttcttcttccttgtcaGCATAAACTTGCATAAACTCAGCCGCCACAGAGGACAATTTGTCTTCAAGAGAAGCATTCACTTCAGATAACTTCAAAAGATCAGAAGTAAGACAGGACTGCTCATGTGAATGTTTCTCCAAAGAAtcggacacaacctgctcataTTCCTTTATCCGGTCTTGAAGTATTGAGTTCTCCTCCAAGGCTTTCTCTAGCTGGGCTTCCAGGGTCTTGATGGTTTCTGGTAGCATTGCAACCTCTGTACCTGAAGTCTTGAGGGCCCTACAAAGCTGCTCAAATTCGTTAGCACGTTCCTTGAGGACTTCTTTCTCCTCAGTAACCTTTTCTAATTCTGCTTGTGTATTCCTTGTTACTTCTTGCAGCTTCATTATCTCGGAAGCTGAATGTTCTAAGCTGTGAGCTGCCTGCTCAAGTTCTTCAATCCGAGACTCAAGCAGCAATTTATCCTCTGACATTTTTGCTAGGTCACCTTCCATATTCTTGATGACTCCCTGGAGCCTTCTATGCTCATCCTCAAGAGTAGACTTATCATGTAAATACTTCTCTGAGACTACTTCAAGCTCAGCCTTGCACTTATCAATTTCAAGATCACGATGTGCCAATTCAACCTCAAACTGCTTAGCTGCTGAGGCCATTTCTCCCTTCAGCACTTCGATCTCATGTTTGTGCTCCAACAGCACAGCTTCGAATGCTTCCTTTCCACTGTTGACTTCTGTTGGGCTCTTTAAAGCAGAATCCCTTTCTTCAAGCTGTTTCTGAATGTTGTTGGATTCCATATCCTGGCAATGTGCATGCTTTTCCTCTAAAGCATCGAGCTTTCCCCTTGCTTCGTGAAGCTCATCTTCTAGCTCAATGATTTTTTGGCTCAGGGCATACAAAATACTTCCATTTTCCTCTTTCGCTTCATCAAGCTCTGAATCAGAAtctgaagatgaagaagaaccTTCACTCCCCTTCTTCGATACATCAGAGCTAACACCAGAGCCAACGGAAACATCAAGGTAATCTGGTCCAGGTTTTTGCTTCTGCTGTGGCATATTTTCTTGCATGTCAGATTCTGGAGATGAAAAAGACTGTGTCTCAGAATCTGATTCAGAGACACCAAAAGAGCCATGTGATTGCAGAGATGATGGGATATTTTTGCGCAGTTCTCCAATCACATTGTCATACCGCGCAGAAAGAGCACGATACATGCGATGGAAGTTCTCCACATGAGTGACAAGCAAAGGTCGTTGCTGGTAAAACGCCTCAGCCTTTTCTGCAGAGAATTCTCCTCCTCCAATAAGCTCCAGCATCTCTTTCACTTGCTTCTCCATTTCTGTTAATTTAAAAGAACACTTTTATTCAGAAAACAACCTGGCATGCTTAGTTAGAGTGACTACTAAGTATTAAAATCAAAATGACTGAATCGCTATGAATCACATTGTATAGCAAAGAATAACAAGTCAGTTGTTTAGCGAGCATAATAGATCATAGTCCTTACCTTCTACATTCTCAGAGAGCCACTTAGAGTTTTGTGGACTAATATGGCTATCCCACCACCATGAGTGGGATTTTCCTGACTGCGCCTTTCGCGTTCTCTTCATCTTCAccaaaatatataaaaatctTCTTTAAGATGTCTGGCTCTAGTTGAGATTCAAAATGAACAACAGTGAGTggttaaaagggagagcacgacACATGGAACATGACTAGCCTTGTTAGGAAAACAGCAAGCATGGGATAAACAGGATCTCATGTGCAAATCTATAAGATATATAAGACGAATAAATCTTTCCAACATTCATAATAGTGTAATCCATGAAAGAAAGGAACACAATAAGCAGTGAACTCTTGAAAGTGCAGAAATGCATAAACTGCTGACATAACAAGTTATGGTATGAATTCCAGTTCCCAATAGTAACTAAAGCACACCTGAATAAGGAAATGTTAAATATATGCCTGCTCTATAGAACGTGGCAATTATTAATAATTCATCTGAGAAATGCAGCCTAATACTAGAAATAGGGATGGCAAGGAGCAGTACTAGAATTCAGATGCAAAATGCCAGGGACCAGAAAAATGGCAGGTAGCAGGTACCAAGAAGAGGCAAGGAATCATTTCATTATGATCTTATCGGCATCACTGTAATGAAGCTCAGGACAAGCAACAAACTGCTATCAAATAGTAACATATAGGGAGTGAATGACAATGACCCTTTTCTTCTAAATGAAATTTCTGCTTTCATGAGCTGGCTTCTCAAGATAAAATTGGTAAATATACCTATATTGCATATTTAGAAAACTGATGACGATGAAGTTGATCAGAC containing:
- the LOC120664252 gene encoding protein NETWORKED 4B-like, with the translated sequence MKRTRKAQSGKSHSWWWDSHISPQNSKWLSENVEEMEKQVKEMLELIGGGEFSAEKAEAFYQQRPLLVTHVENFHRMYRALSARYDNVIGELRKNIPSSLQSHGSFGVSESDSETQSFSSPESDMQENMPQQKQKPGPDYLDVSVGSGVSSDVSKKGSEGSSSSSDSDSELDEAKEENGSILYALSQKIIELEDELHEARGKLDALEEKHAHCQDMESNNIQKQLEERDSALKSPTEVNSGKEAFEAVLLEHKHEIEVLKGEMASAAKQFEVELAHRDLEIDKCKAELEVVSEKYLHDKSTLEDEHRRLQGVIKNMEGDLAKMSEDKLLLESRIEELEQAAHSLEHSASEIMKLQEVTRNTQAELEKVTEEKEVLKERANEFEQLCRALKTSGTEVAMLPETIKTLEAQLEKALEENSILQDRIKEYEQVVSDSLEKHSHEQSCLTSDLLKLSEVNASLEDKLSSVAAEFMQVYADKEEETLNNEKQISVLNHDIADLRSKLELLSSEKATVDDRLANLLADIMARDEKMKQVDDHLKQLQFEHAKLMAEADSARKSLSEVHVRVSELEEEVEKQKLVISESAEGKREAIRQLCFSVEHYRSGYEQLRQLLQGHKRPLVMAT